The Lactuca sativa cultivar Salinas chromosome 2, Lsat_Salinas_v11, whole genome shotgun sequence genome includes a window with the following:
- the LOC111888470 gene encoding uncharacterized protein LOC111888470 — translation MASSSPFMTAAASSFRLPSLSYRQYCTHSLISSNSSKSEPKLCTFTLRRFSLETSRFSSSENIPTLNRSVVASSNLRFPLISPNDHWGIWTALFATGAFGLWSERTKIGGMISAALVSILLGLAASNMGIIPHEAHAYSIVMEFILPLTIPLMLFRADMRNVIKSTGKLLLAFLIGSVATTFGTLVAFLIVPMRSLGQDSWKIASALMASYIGGAINYVAVSDALGVSPSVVAAGVAADNVICAIYFMVLFTLGSKIPSEALPPTKDPRNNLEGNVATIQTATALAVSFAICKVSTHIIQVLKLPGGTLPAITATVVILATLLPRQIGYLAPAGDVVAAISIQVFFAVLGVSGSIWNVIMVAPSVFVFAFIQVTVHLIVILGLGKLLRLDLKLLLLASNANIGGPTTASGMATAKGWGSLVIPGILVGIFGISTATYLSYFFGTFVLKSMSGFL, via the exons ATGGCGTCGTCGTCGCCGTTCATGACGGCCGCTGCGTCGTCATTTCGGTTACCGTCGCTCTCTTACCGCCAATATTGTACTCATTCATTAATCTCATCCAACAGTTCAAAATCCGAACCGAAACTGTGTACGTTCACTTTGAGACGTTTCTCGCTCGAAACATCTCGCTTCTCATCGTCGGAAAACATACCTACACTCAATCGAAGTGTAGTGGCTAGCTCTAATTTGAGATTCCCTCTGATATCGCCTAATGACCATTGGGGCATATGGACTGCTCTCTTCGCCACTGGTGCTTTTGGTCTATG GTCAGAGAGAACCAAGATTGGGGGGATGATTAGTGCTGCACTTGTGAGcatcttgttgggccttgcagCCAGTAACATGGGGATTATTCCTCACGAAGCACATGCTTACTCTATTGTGATGGAATTCATTCTTCCTTTGACAATCCCATTGATGCTGTTCAGAGCTGATATGCGCAATGTGATAAAATCAACTGGGAAGCTCCTCTTGGCCTTTTTGATTGGATCAG TTGCAACCacatttggaacactagtagcaTTCTTGATTGTTCCTATGCGATCACTAGGTCAAGATAGTTGGAAGATTGCTTCTGCTCTCATGGCCAGTTATATAGGAGGAG CTATAAACTATGTTGCAGTATCAGATGCACTTGGTGTTTCTCCATCTGTTGTTGCTGCAGGTGTAGCTGCAGACAATGTTATATGTGCGATTTACTTCATGGTGTTGTTTACATTAGGCTCTAAAATTCCTTCAGAGGCTTTACCACCAACCAAAG ATCCGAGAAATAATTTGGAAGGCAATGTGGCCACAATACAAACAGCTACTGCACTTGCTGTTTCTTTTGCAATCTGCAAAGTTTCAACACATATCATTCAAGTTTTAAAATTGCCAGGTGGCACTCTTCCAGCAATTACTGCAACTGTTGTGATTTTGGCAACTTTACTTCCAAGACAAATTGGTTACCTGGCACCTGCTGGTGATGTTGTTGCTGCAATTTCAATTCAG GTATTTTTTGCTGTATTGGGTGTGAGTGGGAGCATATGGAATGTTATCATGGTTGCTCCAAGTGTGTTTGTGTTTGCCTTTATTCAAGTCACAGTGCATCTTATTGTGATTCTTGGACTGGGAAAGTTACTCAGATTAGACCTAAAGTTACTACTTTTAGCATCAAATGCTAACATTGGAGGTCCTACAACAGCATCTGGGATGGCAACAGCCAAAGGTTGGGGCTCTTTGGTAATTCCTGGAATTCTTGTGGGTATATTTGGAATTTCAACCGCAACATACCTTTCCTATTTCTTTGGAACTTTTGTTCTCAAAAGCATGTCAGGGTTTCTGTAA
- the LOC111888443 gene encoding uncharacterized protein LOC111888443 codes for MASSESVKDMTNKFDKLNKFGGQDFRTWQKKMHFLLATLKMVYVLSTPMLGFIEDETLEATRRRSKWDNDDYIYRGHILNGMSGSLFDNYKNVETAKELWDFLESKYMTEDASSKKFLVSNFMGYRMTDFRPVMEQFHEMLRILGQFTQQNLKMDETIFVAMIIDKPPPFWKDFKHNLKHNKEELTLTQFRSHLRIEESLRTQELDNNP; via the coding sequence ATGGCAAGTAGCGAATCTGTGAAGGACATGACAAACAAGTTTGACAAACTGAACAAGTTTGGAGGGCAAGATTTTCGTACATGGCAGAAGAAGATGCATTTTCTCCTCGCTACTCTGAAAATGGTGTATGTTCTGAGTACACCCATGCTAGGATTTATTGAAGATGAAACTTTGGAGGCAACAAGAAGAAGGTCAAAGTGGGATAATGATGACTACATCTATCGTGGTCATATTCTCAATGGTATGTCTGGTTCTCTATTTGATAACTATAAAAATGTTGAAACTGCAAAAGAAttgtgggattttcttgaatcCAAGTACATGACTGAAGATGCTTCAAGCAAGAAGTTTCTTGTAagtaactttatgggttacaGGATGACTGACTTCAGGCCTGTTATGGAACAATTTCATGAAATGTTAAGGATCTTGGGACAGTTTACTCAACAAAATCTGAAAATGGATGAAACCATTTTTGTGGCTATGATCATTGATAAACCGCCTCCTTTCTGGAAAGATTTTAAACATAATCTGAAACATAACAAAGAAGAATTAACTTTGACTCAATTTCGAAGCCATTTACGGATTGAAGAGTCCTTAAggactcaagaacttgataacaatcctTAA